The Micavibrio sp. TMED2 genome includes a window with the following:
- a CDS encoding riboflavin synthase encodes MFTGLITDLGTLTKIEQPGDTHLTIRTGFDMASVDMGASIACSGVCLTVVEKGADSFRVVASGETLDKTTIGSWQTGRRINLERSLTLGQELGGHFVFGHVDGLATLRDARQEGESWRLTIAPPATLMPYIASKGSVTLDGISLTVNEVGADSFGVNIIPHTWTATSLHLTEAGQQMNIEIDMLARYVARQLEYRS; translated from the coding sequence ATGTTTACAGGCCTGATTACCGATCTCGGCACGCTCACCAAAATCGAGCAGCCGGGCGATACCCATCTCACCATCCGCACCGGCTTTGATATGGCCAGTGTCGATATGGGCGCATCCATCGCCTGTTCCGGTGTCTGCCTGACGGTGGTAGAGAAGGGCGCGGACAGCTTCCGTGTCGTGGCGTCCGGTGAGACCCTCGACAAGACCACGATCGGCAGTTGGCAGACCGGGCGGCGGATCAATCTCGAACGCTCGCTTACCCTCGGTCAGGAACTGGGCGGGCACTTCGTATTCGGTCATGTCGATGGTCTCGCAACCCTGCGCGATGCCCGGCAGGAAGGCGAGAGCTGGCGTCTGACCATTGCGCCACCGGCAACGCTGATGCCCTATATCGCCTCTAAGGGATCGGTGACACTTGATGGTATCTCACTGACGGTCAACGAGGTTGGTGCGGACAGTTTCGGGGTCAATATCATTCCCCATACATGGACCGCGACCTCATTGCATCTGACCGAAGCCGGACAACAGATGAACATCGAAATTGATATGCTGGCCCGCTATGTGGCACGGCAATTGGAGTATCGGTCATGA
- the glyA gene encoding serine hydroxymethyltransferase (catalyzes the reaction of glycine with 5,10-methylenetetrahydrofolate to form L-serine and tetrahydrofolate), with protein MHHEGFFDQDLAARDPEIFKSIKDELARQQHSIELIASENIVSKAVMEAQGSVMTNKYAEGYPDKRYYGGCEFVDVAEKLAQERICKLFDCSFANVQPHSGAQANQAVMMALVQPGETILGMSLASGGHLTHGSAPNQSGKWFNAVQYGVRRQDGLLDYDEIQELATEHKPKLIIAGASAYPRVIDWERFRKIADSVGAYLHADMAHYAGLVAVGEYPSPLPHAHIVTTTTHKTLRGPRGGVILSNDADLGKKINSAVFPGLQGGPLMHVIAAKAVAFGEALQPEFKTYIKQVLENARVLAGTLEAGGVDIVSNGTDSHMILVDLRPKGLTGNIVEEALERAGLTCNKNSVPYDPEKPFVTSGVRLGTPAATSRGFGAAEFKKVGELIIEVLDGLKENGAENNGAVEQKVAAEVRELCDRFPIYAD; from the coding sequence ATGCACCATGAAGGTTTCTTCGATCAGGACCTTGCCGCGCGCGACCCGGAAATTTTCAAGTCCATCAAGGACGAGCTGGCCCGCCAGCAGCATTCGATAGAGCTGATCGCTTCTGAAAACATCGTCTCCAAGGCGGTGATGGAAGCCCAAGGCTCGGTTATGACCAACAAATATGCCGAGGGCTACCCGGACAAGCGCTATTACGGTGGTTGCGAGTTCGTTGATGTCGCCGAGAAGTTGGCGCAGGAGCGTATCTGCAAGCTGTTCGATTGCAGCTTTGCCAATGTCCAGCCGCATTCCGGCGCACAGGCCAACCAGGCGGTCATGATGGCGCTGGTTCAGCCGGGCGAAACCATTCTCGGCATGTCATTGGCATCCGGTGGTCACCTGACCCACGGTTCTGCCCCGAACCAGTCCGGCAAGTGGTTCAATGCAGTCCAGTACGGCGTGCGTCGTCAGGATGGCCTGCTTGACTATGATGAAATTCAGGAACTGGCGACCGAGCACAAGCCAAAGCTGATCATCGCCGGTGCTTCTGCCTATCCACGGGTGATCGACTGGGAACGCTTCCGCAAGATCGCTGACAGCGTCGGTGCCTATCTGCATGCGGATATGGCGCATTATGCCGGTCTGGTTGCCGTTGGTGAGTATCCATCACCGCTGCCACACGCCCATATCGTCACTACCACCACCCACAAGACCCTGCGTGGTCCACGCGGTGGTGTGATCCTGTCCAATGACGCCGATCTCGGCAAGAAGATCAATTCTGCCGTATTCCCCGGCCTGCAGGGCGGCCCGCTGATGCACGTCATCGCGGCCAAGGCGGTTGCGTTCGGTGAAGCGCTCCAGCCCGAGTTCAAAACCTATATCAAACAGGTTCTGGAAAATGCCCGGGTTCTCGCTGGTACCCTCGAGGCAGGCGGTGTCGACATCGTCTCCAACGGTACCGACAGCCACATGATTCTCGTCGATCTCCGCCCGAAAGGCCTGACCGGCAATATCGTGGAAGAGGCTCTGGAGCGTGCGGGTCTGACCTGTAACAAGAACTCTGTCCCGTACGACCCCGAAAAGCCGTTCGTTACTTCCGGTGTCCGTCTCGGCACCCCGGCGGCAACCTCCCGCGGCTTTGGCGCTGCCGAGTTCAAGAAGGTCGGCGAACTGATCATCGAGGTTCTCGACGGCCTGAAAGAAAACGGTGCCGAGAACAATGGTGCGGTCGAGCAGAAAGTCGCGGCGGAAGTGCGCGAACTCTGTGATCGTTTCCCGATCTACGCTGACTAA
- a CDS encoding transcriptional regulator NrdR yields the protein MRCPFCGNQDTQVKDSRPTEDNTSIRRRRFCPQCAARFTTFERVQLRDLVVLKSEGKREPFDRDKILRSMQIALRKRPISEEQLERMVNSIVRRLESSGDNEVHANQIGEVVMESLAELDPVAYVRYASVYKDFREAADFNEFLEEIGRDPSELPLPGKKKSTKKK from the coding sequence ATGCGCTGCCCATTCTGCGGGAATCAGGACACCCAGGTTAAGGATTCACGCCCGACCGAGGATAACACCTCGATCCGTCGGCGGCGGTTCTGTCCGCAATGCGCTGCCCGTTTCACGACATTCGAGCGGGTACAGCTGCGCGACCTCGTGGTGCTGAAATCAGAAGGCAAGCGCGAGCCGTTTGACCGGGACAAGATCCTGCGCTCGATGCAGATCGCCCTCCGCAAACGTCCGATCAGTGAGGAACAGCTGGAGCGCATGGTCAATTCCATCGTGCGCCGCCTTGAGTCCAGTGGCGACAACGAGGTTCATGCCAATCAGATCGGTGAGGTGGTGATGGAATCCCTCGCTGAACTCGATCCGGTTGCCTATGTGCGCTATGCTTCGGTCTATAAGGACTTCCGGGAAGCGGCAGACTTCAACGAGTTCCTTGAGGAAATCGGTCGCGATCCGTCCGAACTGCCGCTGCCGGGCAAGAAGAAGTCCACCAAGAAGAAATAA
- a CDS encoding riboflavin biosynthesis protein RibD — protein MAIAIALGKRGLGHCWPNPAVGCVIVNNGMIVGRGTTRPGGRPHAEVVALGQAGERARGGTAYVTLEPCAHYGQTPPCADALLVAGVRRVVIACDDPDPRVDGRGIDKLQSAGVEVVLGIGAEAAAADLQGFFLRVREGRPLFTLKTATSADGRIALASGASQWITDPEARAMGHALRASHDGILVGKGTALTDDPMLTVRLPGLSGQSPVRILLDTELAVPATSRLAETASELPVWVVTLNAGMAAETWAECGAEIINPADMKPLTIARALGEKGLTRVLIEGGGQVAGSFLRHSLVDRIEWFRSSRIIGADGRPAIAPLDLDDLEDSNKFRREAIHTLGRDCWERYVHI, from the coding sequence ATGGCGATCGCCATAGCGCTGGGCAAGCGCGGTCTCGGCCATTGCTGGCCCAATCCCGCTGTCGGTTGCGTTATCGTCAATAACGGCATGATTGTCGGTCGCGGTACCACCCGACCGGGCGGTCGGCCCCATGCCGAGGTGGTGGCGCTGGGGCAGGCGGGGGAGCGGGCGCGTGGCGGTACGGCCTATGTCACCCTTGAGCCCTGCGCCCATTATGGCCAGACACCACCCTGTGCCGATGCCCTGTTGGTGGCGGGTGTGCGCCGGGTTGTCATCGCCTGTGATGATCCCGACCCACGGGTTGACGGGCGCGGGATCGACAAGCTGCAATCCGCCGGGGTTGAGGTCGTACTCGGCATCGGTGCCGAGGCTGCTGCTGCCGATCTGCAGGGTTTTTTCCTGCGGGTGCGTGAGGGCAGGCCGCTATTCACGCTCAAGACCGCGACCAGTGCCGATGGTCGTATCGCGCTCGCCAGTGGTGCCAGTCAGTGGATCACCGACCCGGAAGCCCGCGCCATGGGCCATGCCCTGCGCGCCAGCCATGACGGCATTCTGGTTGGCAAGGGCACTGCCCTGACCGATGATCCCATGCTAACGGTACGCCTGCCGGGTCTCTCAGGACAGTCGCCCGTGCGCATCTTGCTCGATACCGAACTTGCCGTCCCGGCCACTTCCCGGCTGGCGGAAACCGCATCGGAACTGCCGGTCTGGGTTGTGACCCTCAATGCCGGTATGGCGGCGGAGACATGGGCCGAATGCGGTGCCGAGATCATCAACCCGGCAGATATGAAACCGCTTACCATCGCCAGGGCTCTGGGGGAAAAGGGGCTGACCCGGGTACTGATCGAGGGCGGCGGACAGGTGGCCGGATCGTTCCTTCGGCATTCACTGGTGGACCGGATCGAGTGGTTCCGCAGCAGCCGGATTATTGGTGCCGATGGCCGTCCCGCCATTGCGCCGCTTGATCTCGATGACCTCGAGGACAGCAACAAGTTTCGACGCGAGGCGATCCATACCCTTGGCAGGGATTGCTGGGAACGCTATGTGCATATCTAA